A genomic segment from Actinoplanes sichuanensis encodes:
- a CDS encoding putative bifunctional diguanylate cyclase/phosphodiesterase, whose translation MLATQQLTEFLAVVADRPDEAAAQHAAVECASRALGADLAVLTVDGGIAAAVGLPAEEIPVYALTAGYQVGRPATLRAGETVYSLAVAPLGGTSSGMLVLGRRSGDFTDEEVCLLRGMARVLELSLQALHLVEAERRQAEENNRLIDSLRRRQRLFDELSTVQRAIARREPLRRILDRVTAGVAELLDVDIAGLTVLESDEPGRMSLVSGAGIPDEVLARMQRIPVTSLAVAGLAIMGDELVAVDDYANSPIAVPEMVENRIQSVIAVPVHENGVVVGAMFAGSHTEPRVWDKASQEMLLAFAEHAGLAVADARTLREMNASFHDALTGLASRSLFVTRMENTLGAARPGGVAALLIGLDRFKMINDSLGHTAGDQLLALVADRLRDCLRTDDTAARLGGDEFAVLLPETGSMEAAVPVARRIVSAMRDPFDLDGRETFVTCSIGLAFGEPGELDAQELLVRSDLALFEAKKKGKDQYAIFEPSMRESFQKHLEMEADLRRAVLRHEFQLRFQPIVRLATGEISGLEALVRWQHPERGMIPPLDFIPLAEETGMIVPIGEWVLREACRQAAHWNRQRPEDQWLTVSVNLSAVQLDRTDLPDVVNAALTDSGLPAHRLVIELTESLLVDHRQETLERLHAIKDLGVRLAIDDFGTGYSSLAYLRRFPVDIIKIDKSFVDDVGDVPAAAALTLGIIQLGQALQLSTVAEGIEDAGQLSELADGNCELGQGYYFAEPLTTDAMQELLFPADKQ comes from the coding sequence GTGCTCGCCACCCAGCAACTGACGGAGTTCCTCGCCGTCGTAGCCGACCGGCCCGACGAGGCTGCCGCCCAGCATGCGGCAGTCGAGTGCGCGTCGCGTGCCCTCGGAGCCGATCTCGCGGTGCTCACCGTCGACGGCGGTATCGCCGCCGCGGTCGGACTTCCCGCCGAGGAGATCCCGGTCTACGCCCTCACCGCCGGCTACCAGGTCGGCCGTCCGGCGACCCTGCGTGCCGGAGAGACGGTCTACTCCCTTGCGGTGGCCCCGCTCGGTGGGACGTCCTCCGGGATGCTGGTCCTCGGCCGCCGGTCCGGCGATTTCACCGACGAGGAGGTCTGCCTGCTCCGTGGCATGGCCCGGGTGCTGGAGCTGAGCCTCCAGGCGCTGCACCTGGTCGAGGCCGAACGCCGGCAGGCGGAGGAGAACAACCGCCTGATCGACTCGCTGCGCCGCCGCCAGCGGCTTTTCGACGAGTTGAGCACGGTGCAGCGCGCCATCGCTCGGCGCGAGCCGCTGCGCCGGATCCTGGACCGGGTCACCGCCGGGGTCGCCGAACTGCTGGACGTCGACATCGCCGGTCTGACCGTGCTGGAGAGCGACGAGCCGGGCCGGATGAGCCTGGTCTCCGGCGCCGGCATCCCGGACGAGGTGCTGGCCCGGATGCAGCGGATCCCGGTCACCTCGCTGGCCGTCGCCGGGCTCGCGATCATGGGCGACGAGCTGGTCGCCGTGGACGACTACGCCAATTCCCCGATCGCCGTGCCGGAGATGGTGGAGAACCGGATCCAGAGCGTGATCGCCGTACCCGTGCACGAGAACGGTGTGGTCGTCGGCGCGATGTTCGCCGGATCGCACACCGAGCCGCGGGTCTGGGACAAGGCCTCGCAGGAGATGCTGCTGGCCTTCGCCGAACACGCCGGCCTGGCCGTCGCCGATGCCCGGACGCTGCGCGAGATGAACGCCTCGTTCCACGACGCGCTGACCGGATTGGCCAGCCGTTCGCTGTTCGTCACCCGGATGGAGAACACCCTGGGGGCGGCCCGGCCCGGTGGGGTGGCCGCGCTGCTGATCGGCCTGGACCGGTTCAAGATGATCAACGACTCGCTCGGGCACACCGCCGGTGACCAGTTGCTGGCCCTGGTGGCCGACCGGCTGCGGGACTGCCTGCGGACCGACGACACCGCGGCCCGGCTGGGCGGCGACGAGTTCGCGGTACTGCTGCCGGAGACCGGCTCGATGGAGGCCGCGGTCCCGGTGGCCCGGCGGATCGTGTCGGCGATGCGTGACCCGTTCGACCTGGACGGTCGCGAGACGTTCGTGACGTGCAGCATCGGGCTGGCGTTCGGCGAGCCCGGCGAACTCGACGCCCAGGAACTGCTGGTCCGCTCCGACCTGGCGCTTTTCGAGGCCAAGAAGAAGGGCAAGGACCAGTACGCGATCTTCGAGCCGTCGATGCGCGAGTCCTTCCAGAAGCACCTGGAGATGGAGGCCGACCTGCGGCGGGCCGTGCTGCGGCACGAGTTCCAGCTGCGGTTCCAGCCGATCGTGCGGCTGGCCACCGGGGAGATCTCCGGCCTGGAGGCGCTGGTCCGGTGGCAGCACCCGGAGCGCGGGATGATTCCGCCGCTGGACTTCATCCCGCTGGCCGAGGAGACCGGGATGATCGTCCCGATCGGCGAATGGGTGCTGCGTGAGGCCTGCCGTCAGGCCGCCCACTGGAACCGGCAGCGCCCGGAGGACCAGTGGCTGACCGTGAGCGTCAACCTGTCGGCGGTACAACTGGACCGTACCGACCTGCCGGACGTGGTGAACGCGGCGCTGACCGACAGCGGGCTGCCGGCGCACCGCCTGGTCATCGAGCTGACCGAATCGCTGCTGGTGGACCACCGCCAGGAGACCCTGGAGCGGCTGCACGCGATCAAGGACCTGGGTGTCCGGCTGGCGATCGACGACTTCGGCACCGGCTATTCGTCCCTGGCCTACCTGCGCCGGTTCCCGGTCGACATCATCAAGATCGACAAGTCGTTCGTGGACGACGTCGGTGACGTGCCGGCCGCCGCGGCCCTGACGCTCGGAATCATTCAGCTCGGCCAGGCGCTCCAGCTCTCCACCGTCGCCGAGGGCATCGAGGACGCCGGTCAGCTCAGTGAACTCGCCGACGGCAACTGCGAGCTGGGCCAGGGCTACTACTTCGCCGAGCCGCTGACCACCGACGCCATGCAGGAGCTGCTGTTCCCGGCTGACAAGCAGTAG
- a CDS encoding glycosyltransferase family 2 protein, giving the protein MDVLLTVVVPVYAVEDYLHQCLDSIRAGLTPEESASVEVIAVDDASPDDCGAMLDAYAARHGDLRVLHLPGNVGLGLARNAGLAEARGRYVWFVDSDDVLPSGSVRAVLERLRDTEPDVLLVDHLRLHEDGRLQTDASSALLAGTPDLDRLIGLQHTAWNRILRREFLDKHDLRFPAGWYEDVPFSNPVLIAAEHLDVLNRVCYHYRIGRTGAITATRSERHFEAFAQWDRFYAWVDGAGVDPALRIRIFTLMISHLLVVAGNENRMHPSRRRAFFREIAALYRRHRPAGYLPPAGAAGLKHRLVAANNYTMYAALRTGYRVAGLRRRGTQRTPAVSRDIPSPPQRVKTTSIP; this is encoded by the coding sequence ATGGACGTTCTGCTGACCGTCGTCGTGCCGGTGTACGCGGTCGAGGACTACCTGCACCAGTGCCTCGACTCGATCCGTGCCGGGCTGACCCCGGAGGAGAGCGCCTCGGTCGAGGTCATCGCGGTCGACGACGCCTCACCTGACGACTGCGGCGCGATGCTCGACGCGTACGCCGCCCGGCACGGTGATCTGCGCGTCCTGCACCTGCCCGGCAACGTCGGGCTGGGCCTGGCCCGCAACGCCGGCCTGGCCGAGGCCCGTGGCCGGTACGTCTGGTTCGTCGACAGCGACGACGTCCTGCCGTCCGGCTCGGTCCGGGCGGTGCTGGAGCGGCTCCGGGACACCGAGCCGGACGTGCTGCTCGTCGACCACCTGCGGTTGCACGAGGACGGCCGGCTCCAGACCGACGCGAGTTCGGCGCTGCTGGCCGGCACGCCCGACCTGGACCGGCTGATCGGCCTCCAGCACACCGCGTGGAACCGGATCCTGCGGCGCGAGTTCCTCGACAAGCACGACCTGCGGTTCCCCGCCGGGTGGTACGAGGACGTGCCGTTCAGCAATCCGGTACTGATCGCCGCCGAGCACCTCGACGTGCTGAACCGGGTCTGCTACCACTACCGGATCGGCCGGACCGGCGCGATCACCGCGACCCGCAGTGAGCGGCACTTCGAGGCGTTCGCCCAGTGGGACCGCTTCTACGCCTGGGTGGACGGCGCCGGTGTCGACCCCGCGCTGCGCATCCGGATCTTCACCCTGATGATCAGTCACCTGCTGGTGGTCGCCGGCAACGAGAACCGGATGCACCCGAGTCGTCGCCGGGCGTTCTTCCGGGAGATCGCCGCGCTCTACCGACGGCACCGCCCGGCCGGTTACCTGCCGCCGGCCGGCGCCGCGGGGCTCAAGCATCGGCTGGTCGCGGCGAACAACTACACGATGTACGCGGCCCTGCGTACCGGCTACCGGGTGGCCGGTCTCCGCCGCCGGGGCACCCAACGGACACCTGCGGTTTCCCGGGACATCCCCTCGCCGCCACAGCGGGTCAAGACCACCTCCATACCTTGA
- a CDS encoding GNAT family N-acetyltransferase, protein MLRPARDSDRDLVLPWRNHPSVRAVSLTTHEIQPAEHAAWWARRSADILIYEEDGVPAGVVVFDGSTWSFYLDVEGLGRRLLPAWMRLESEAVAHAFGPRGLDTLGGETLAENTQVLALHRRFGFRETRRYERLVDGVPKTVVWTERSK, encoded by the coding sequence GTGCTTCGACCTGCCCGTGACTCCGACCGTGACCTGGTCCTGCCCTGGCGGAACCATCCGTCGGTACGGGCCGTCAGCCTGACCACCCACGAGATCCAGCCCGCCGAGCACGCCGCCTGGTGGGCCCGGCGCAGCGCCGACATCCTGATCTACGAGGAGGACGGCGTCCCGGCCGGAGTTGTCGTCTTCGACGGTTCCACCTGGTCGTTCTACCTCGACGTGGAGGGGCTCGGCCGGCGTCTGCTGCCCGCGTGGATGCGGCTGGAGTCCGAGGCCGTCGCGCACGCCTTCGGCCCACGCGGCCTGGACACCCTGGGCGGCGAGACGCTCGCCGAGAACACGCAGGTCCTCGCGCTGCACCGGCGATTCGGGTTCCGCGAGACACGCAGATACGAACGGCTCGTCGACGGGGTGCCGAAGACGGTCGTCTGGACGGAGAGAAGCAAATGA
- the pseI gene encoding pseudaminic acid synthase, which produces MSSRKPYIVAEMSGNHNGSLDRALALVDAAAEAGADAIKIQTYTADTMTVDVKHPRFQISAGHDLWGGDYLYQLFERAHTPWDWHAPIFERAREHGITPFSSPFDRTAVELLEKLDAPMYKIASSEITDLPLIRLAASTGKPIIISTGMATLREITSAVEAAQGAGATDVTVLSCTASYPAPPEETNLRRIPVLAEALKLPIGLSDHTMGIGVPIAAVAYGAVLIEKHFTLDRADGGVDSAFSLDQAELKLLVTESERAWQALGTTAIGPTEAEKESLRFRRSLYVVTDVRAGDPVTEENVRSIRPTGGLEPDLIGTVLGRTFTADAAKGTPLTWDLI; this is translated from the coding sequence ATGAGCAGTAGGAAGCCGTACATCGTCGCGGAGATGTCGGGCAACCACAATGGTTCGCTCGACCGGGCGCTGGCCCTGGTGGACGCCGCGGCCGAGGCCGGCGCCGACGCCATCAAGATCCAGACGTACACCGCGGACACCATGACGGTGGACGTGAAGCACCCGCGGTTCCAGATCTCCGCCGGGCACGACCTGTGGGGCGGCGACTACCTCTACCAACTCTTCGAGCGCGCCCACACGCCGTGGGACTGGCACGCGCCGATCTTCGAGCGGGCCCGCGAGCACGGCATCACACCGTTCTCCAGCCCGTTCGACAGGACCGCGGTCGAGCTGCTGGAGAAGTTGGACGCACCGATGTACAAGATCGCGTCCTCGGAGATCACCGACCTGCCGCTGATCCGCCTGGCCGCCTCCACCGGCAAGCCGATCATCATCTCCACCGGCATGGCCACGCTCCGCGAGATCACCTCCGCGGTCGAGGCCGCGCAGGGCGCCGGCGCCACCGACGTCACCGTGTTGAGCTGCACCGCCTCCTACCCGGCCCCGCCCGAGGAGACGAACCTACGGCGCATCCCGGTACTGGCCGAGGCGCTCAAGCTGCCGATCGGCCTGAGCGACCACACGATGGGTATCGGGGTGCCGATCGCCGCCGTCGCCTACGGCGCGGTGCTGATCGAGAAGCACTTCACCCTGGACCGGGCCGACGGCGGGGTGGACTCGGCCTTCTCGCTCGACCAGGCCGAGCTGAAACTGCTGGTCACCGAGTCGGAGCGGGCCTGGCAGGCGCTGGGCACCACGGCGATCGGCCCGACCGAGGCGGAGAAGGAGAGCCTACGGTTCCGGCGTTCGCTCTACGTCGTCACCGATGTGCGGGCCGGCGACCCGGTCACCGAGGAGAACGTGCGCTCGATCCGGCCGACCGGTGGTCTCGAGCCGGACCTGATCGGAACGGTGCTGGGGCGCACCTTCACCGCCGACGCGGCCAAGGGCACCCCGCTCACCTGGGATCTGATCTAG
- a CDS encoding methyltransferase domain-containing protein — protein MPNLIRSGGEMFNWSDRVGRSNPLLHHLIAELAGPGRTVLVAGPHPADLVAALDADGAEVTWVLRSLTDAEQAATTHPTITIRSGAFGKIDLTGGYDLVVATDGIGRLNSAEGDQLSADELFQLLAGAVRPGGALVLMHDNQLGAHHTVRLDPGARFRDSAAWSVDVDGPASRAQLTARLTASGLAPAGVWAAFPEPADPAVLVGGAALGDAASPLRSWLQTALAHAYTTAFRGRPVLGDPRELVARALRAGAEETVAGGWLVIAAAPGAEDRLRVRDDVLVADVNGVYAVDADGPRMLTPADTPLEFDGLRRVQVLQPTAGCLLEDRLLALCAAGDVRGLRQEIAGYEAWLGTGPISGPEALADLSGITVTGDGLAVLFAHWAPVEPVSAQIALVRALWQFAVRLLTWGRPHPWPITASAADLAAILVGMAGRSLADEELRAAIDLQVVIDGAEFGLDPAGQQAHRLALRAVQPGTAPVDVTGYHQLVEALWRQRYQASHLLAMMEWTERIIQSRDAELSRMDWELQLLRRGWGGRGLMLAKRAYKMVRK, from the coding sequence ATGCCGAACCTGATCCGCTCCGGCGGCGAGATGTTCAACTGGAGTGATCGGGTCGGCCGGAGCAACCCGCTGCTGCACCACCTGATCGCCGAGCTGGCCGGACCCGGGCGGACCGTGCTGGTCGCCGGTCCGCACCCGGCCGACCTGGTCGCCGCCCTCGACGCGGACGGTGCCGAGGTGACCTGGGTGCTGCGTTCGCTCACCGACGCCGAGCAGGCCGCCACCACCCACCCCACGATCACGATCCGGTCGGGCGCCTTCGGCAAGATCGATCTGACCGGGGGGTACGACCTGGTGGTCGCCACCGACGGCATCGGACGGCTCAACTCGGCCGAGGGCGATCAGCTCTCCGCCGACGAGTTGTTCCAGCTCCTCGCCGGGGCGGTGCGCCCGGGCGGCGCGCTGGTCCTGATGCACGACAACCAGCTCGGCGCCCACCACACGGTCCGTCTCGACCCGGGCGCCCGCTTCCGAGACTCCGCCGCGTGGAGCGTCGACGTCGACGGTCCGGCGTCCCGCGCCCAGCTGACCGCCCGGTTGACCGCCTCCGGCCTGGCCCCGGCCGGGGTCTGGGCCGCGTTCCCGGAGCCCGCCGATCCGGCCGTGCTGGTCGGCGGCGCAGCCCTCGGTGACGCCGCGTCCCCGCTGCGGTCCTGGCTGCAGACGGCCCTCGCGCACGCCTACACCACCGCGTTCCGCGGCCGTCCGGTGCTCGGCGACCCTCGTGAGCTCGTCGCCCGCGCGCTGCGGGCGGGCGCCGAGGAGACCGTGGCCGGTGGCTGGCTGGTCATCGCCGCCGCGCCGGGCGCCGAGGATCGCCTCCGGGTTCGAGACGACGTACTGGTCGCCGACGTCAACGGGGTCTACGCCGTCGACGCCGACGGGCCGCGGATGCTGACGCCCGCCGACACACCCCTGGAGTTCGACGGGCTGCGCCGGGTCCAGGTGCTCCAGCCCACCGCTGGATGCCTGCTGGAGGATCGGCTGCTGGCCCTCTGCGCGGCCGGCGACGTGCGCGGCCTGCGGCAGGAGATCGCCGGGTACGAGGCCTGGCTCGGAACCGGCCCGATCAGCGGCCCGGAGGCGCTCGCCGACCTCTCCGGCATCACGGTGACCGGCGACGGGCTCGCCGTGCTGTTCGCCCACTGGGCCCCGGTCGAGCCGGTCTCGGCGCAGATCGCGCTGGTCCGGGCGCTGTGGCAGTTCGCGGTCCGGCTGCTCACCTGGGGCCGCCCGCACCCGTGGCCGATCACCGCGAGCGCCGCCGACCTGGCCGCGATCCTGGTCGGGATGGCCGGTCGCAGTCTCGCCGACGAGGAGCTGCGGGCCGCGATCGACCTCCAGGTGGTGATCGACGGCGCCGAGTTCGGCCTCGACCCGGCCGGGCAGCAGGCGCACCGGCTCGCGCTGCGGGCGGTGCAGCCGGGTACCGCGCCGGTCGACGTGACGGGGTATCACCAGCTGGTGGAGGCCCTGTGGCGGCAGCGCTACCAGGCCTCGCACCTGCTGGCGATGATGGAGTGGACCGAGCGGATCATCCAGTCCCGGGACGCCGAGCTCAGCCGGATGGACTGGGAGCTCCAGCTCCTCCGCCGCGGCTGGGGTGGCCGCGGACTGATGTTGGCGAAGCGGGCGTACAAGATGGTCCGGAAGTGA
- a CDS encoding fluoride efflux transporter FluC: MDLDVHPTDLAAVAAGGVLGALARFGIATAWPHDPGGFPWSTWVINVSGCLLIGVLNTRIQGRIPRLLLGTGFLGGYTTFSTAIAEVSQAGLVYLAATLIGAVLAVAAGSALAR, translated from the coding sequence ATGGATCTCGACGTGCACCCCACCGATCTGGCCGCGGTCGCCGCCGGTGGCGTGCTCGGCGCCCTGGCCCGGTTCGGCATCGCCACCGCCTGGCCGCACGATCCCGGCGGTTTCCCCTGGTCCACCTGGGTGATCAACGTGTCCGGTTGTCTCCTGATCGGCGTGCTCAACACCCGGATCCAGGGCCGGATTCCGCGGCTGCTGCTCGGCACCGGGTTCCTCGGCGGCTACACCACGTTCTCCACCGCGATCGCCGAGGTCTCTCAGGCCGGCCTGGTCTACCTGGCGGCCACCCTGATCGGTGCCGTGCTGGCGGTCGCCGCCGGAAGCGCCCTGGCCCGATGA
- a CDS encoding fluoride efflux transporter FluC has product MTVLLVALGAAVGAPLRFLTDRIMQARFGAAFPWGTLAVNVTGSFVLGLVLGLPLAPGVVALLGTGFCGALTTYSTFSWEILTLSRRREILAATGYALLSITAGMGAAMIGGALGHMLS; this is encoded by the coding sequence ATGACGGTCCTGCTGGTGGCGCTGGGCGCGGCGGTCGGCGCGCCCCTGCGGTTCCTCACCGACCGGATCATGCAGGCCCGGTTCGGGGCGGCCTTCCCGTGGGGCACGCTCGCCGTCAACGTGACCGGCTCGTTCGTACTCGGCCTGGTCCTCGGGCTGCCGCTCGCACCCGGGGTGGTGGCGCTGCTCGGCACCGGGTTCTGCGGTGCCCTCACCACGTATTCGACGTTCAGCTGGGAGATCCTGACCCTGTCCCGGCGGCGGGAGATCCTGGCCGCCACCGGATACGCGTTGCTCAGCATCACCGCCGGAATGGGCGCCGCCATGATCGGCGGCGCCCTCGGGCACATGCTCAGCTGA
- a CDS encoding MMPL family transporter, translating to MENRENVKGIAARVAIWSARHRALAILGWIAFVIATVVLSAQIGTRQADESTAGHGDSGDADRIVAAAGFPEQPAGEMVLIQNRAGTDRVAAAEEVTRALGTIRDVIDVQAPIESPDGRSTLITFNIAGDADTAEERVGPAMEAVARVQSAHPDLYVAEAGSASADQLVSEELDGGLNRLGMLSIPVTLGILLVAFGAVVAAFLPVLLAIMSVVAAIGLMAAASRYAPAVDETTHVMLLIGLAVGVDYCLFYIRRERDERRRGADPHRALMIAAQTSGRSIWVSGLTVMIAMAGMFFTQDVVFVSFAAGTILVVATAVLGSLTVLPALLSALGDRVDSIKIPGLYRRNSDGRVWNALLRVVLAKPLISAMVAIAALAALAYPALDLKTRGQAIQDVSPNAPVVQTFVAIGEAFPSKTTPAQIVVKDDSVKTPEFEQTLAAFKTAVAASGGKLVEPVDVEVNPAGDVAIVSVGLAGKESDSVAVDALNLLRDRVVPDTFGRIGGATALVTGSTAGGVDYNEQLSKTLPLVFAFVLGLAFILLLVSFRSVVVAVTGLLLNLLSVAACYGMLVWVFQYGHFEEQLGFVSGGGITNWIPMFLFVILFGLSMDYHVFVVSRIREGHDRGLSTRDAVREGIGRTAGVITSAAVVMVAVFALFATLPLTATKELGVGLAAAVLLDATIIRAVLLPAMMALLGRANWWLPKWLGWLPEIAHEPPAQDGPTRAEERELAPVS from the coding sequence ATGGAGAACAGGGAAAACGTCAAGGGGATCGCGGCTCGTGTCGCGATCTGGAGTGCCCGCCATCGGGCACTCGCGATCCTCGGCTGGATCGCTTTCGTGATCGCGACGGTGGTCCTCAGCGCCCAGATCGGCACCCGGCAGGCGGATGAGAGCACGGCCGGGCACGGCGACTCGGGTGACGCCGACCGGATCGTCGCGGCGGCCGGTTTCCCGGAGCAGCCGGCCGGTGAGATGGTGCTGATCCAGAACCGGGCCGGCACCGACCGGGTGGCCGCTGCGGAGGAGGTCACCCGGGCTCTGGGCACGATCCGGGACGTCATCGACGTGCAGGCGCCGATCGAGTCGCCGGACGGCCGGTCGACACTGATCACCTTCAACATCGCCGGTGACGCCGACACCGCGGAGGAGCGGGTCGGCCCGGCGATGGAGGCGGTCGCCCGGGTGCAGAGCGCCCACCCCGACCTGTACGTCGCCGAGGCCGGTTCGGCCAGCGCCGACCAGTTGGTCAGCGAGGAGCTGGACGGCGGCCTGAACCGGCTGGGGATGCTCTCCATCCCGGTCACTCTGGGCATCCTGCTGGTGGCCTTCGGGGCCGTGGTCGCCGCGTTCCTGCCGGTCCTGCTGGCGATCATGTCGGTGGTCGCGGCGATCGGCCTGATGGCGGCGGCGAGCCGGTACGCTCCCGCGGTCGACGAGACGACGCACGTCATGCTGCTGATCGGCCTGGCCGTCGGGGTCGACTACTGCCTGTTCTACATCCGCCGGGAGCGCGACGAGCGCCGCCGGGGCGCCGACCCGCACCGGGCACTGATGATCGCGGCGCAGACCTCGGGCCGTTCCATCTGGGTGTCCGGCCTGACCGTCATGATCGCCATGGCCGGCATGTTCTTCACCCAGGACGTCGTGTTCGTCAGCTTCGCCGCCGGGACCATCCTGGTGGTCGCCACCGCGGTACTCGGCTCGCTGACCGTGCTCCCAGCGCTGCTCTCGGCGCTGGGCGACCGGGTCGACTCGATCAAGATCCCCGGCCTGTACCGGCGCAACAGTGACGGCCGAGTCTGGAACGCGCTGCTCCGGGTCGTACTCGCCAAGCCGTTGATCTCGGCGATGGTCGCCATCGCCGCGCTTGCCGCGCTGGCCTACCCCGCGCTCGATCTGAAGACCCGTGGCCAGGCGATCCAGGACGTCTCGCCGAACGCTCCGGTGGTGCAGACCTTCGTCGCCATCGGCGAGGCCTTCCCGAGCAAGACCACCCCGGCGCAGATCGTGGTCAAGGACGACTCGGTGAAGACGCCCGAGTTCGAGCAGACGCTCGCGGCCTTCAAGACCGCGGTCGCCGCCAGCGGCGGGAAGCTGGTCGAGCCGGTCGACGTCGAGGTCAACCCGGCCGGGGATGTCGCGATCGTCTCGGTCGGCCTGGCCGGCAAGGAGAGCGACAGTGTCGCCGTCGACGCGCTGAACCTGCTGCGGGACCGGGTCGTGCCGGACACCTTCGGCCGGATCGGCGGTGCCACGGCGCTGGTCACCGGGTCCACCGCGGGTGGTGTCGACTACAACGAGCAGCTGTCGAAGACCCTGCCGCTGGTGTTCGCCTTCGTCCTCGGACTGGCCTTCATCCTGCTGCTGGTGTCGTTCCGGTCGGTCGTGGTCGCGGTCACCGGACTGCTGCTGAACCTGCTGTCGGTCGCGGCCTGCTACGGCATGCTGGTCTGGGTCTTCCAGTACGGCCACTTCGAGGAGCAGCTCGGCTTCGTCTCCGGCGGGGGCATCACGAACTGGATCCCGATGTTCCTCTTCGTGATCCTCTTCGGGCTCTCGATGGACTACCACGTCTTCGTGGTCAGCCGGATCCGTGAGGGCCACGACCGGGGCCTGTCGACCCGGGACGCGGTCCGCGAGGGCATCGGCCGGACCGCCGGTGTGATCACCAGTGCCGCCGTGGTGATGGTCGCGGTGTTCGCGCTCTTCGCCACCCTGCCGCTGACCGCCACCAAGGAGCTGGGTGTGGGCCTGGCCGCCGCGGTCCTGCTGGACGCCACGATCATCCGGGCGGTGCTACTGCCGGCGATGATGGCGCTGCTCGGCCGGGCCAACTGGTGGCTGCCGAAGTGGCTGGGCTGGCTGCCGGAGATCGCCCACGAGCCGCCCGCGCAGGACGGCCCGACCCGCGCCGAGGAGCGGGAGCTGGCCCCGGTCAGCTGA
- a CDS encoding LuxR C-terminal-related transcriptional regulator, whose amino-acid sequence MRVVIADDAVLLREGLIRLVEENGHTVVSAVGDGPSLVQSIKDHRPDVSIVDVRMPPSHTDEGLRAAVEARAAVPGSPILVLSQYVEVSYADDLLADRRGAIGYLLKDRVSLVAEFLDNLRRVAEGGTVLDPEVVAQLLVRRRRDDPMRSLTPREREVLGLMAEGMSNTAIARKMVVTDGAVEKHVRNIFTKLGLHQDEEQHRRVLAVLAYLQP is encoded by the coding sequence ATGCGGGTGGTCATTGCCGATGATGCGGTGCTGTTGCGGGAGGGCCTGATCCGGCTCGTCGAGGAGAACGGTCACACCGTCGTCTCGGCCGTCGGGGACGGGCCCTCTCTCGTTCAATCGATCAAGGACCATCGTCCGGACGTCTCCATCGTGGACGTCCGGATGCCGCCGTCGCACACCGACGAAGGACTTCGCGCCGCCGTCGAGGCCCGGGCCGCGGTGCCCGGCAGTCCGATCCTGGTGCTCTCCCAGTACGTCGAGGTGTCGTACGCCGACGATCTTCTCGCCGACCGCCGTGGGGCGATCGGCTATCTGCTCAAGGACCGGGTGTCGCTGGTCGCCGAGTTCCTCGACAACCTTCGGCGGGTGGCCGAGGGCGGCACCGTGCTGGATCCGGAGGTGGTCGCCCAGCTGCTGGTCCGGCGCCGCCGGGACGACCCGATGCGCAGCCTGACCCCGCGTGAGCGGGAGGTGCTGGGGCTGATGGCCGAAGGCATGTCGAACACCGCGATCGCCCGCAAGATGGTGGTCACCGACGGTGCGGTGGAGAAGCACGTCCGCAACATCTTCACCAAGCTGGGCCTGCATCAGGACGAGGAGCAGCACCGGCGGGTCCTGGCAGTGCTGGCCTACCTGCAACCGTAG